A window of the Streptomyces sp. NBC_01351 genome harbors these coding sequences:
- a CDS encoding GNAT family N-acetyltransferase, with protein sequence MIIDGVEMRGLELGDAAALAEAFARNRAYMAAYEPVRPEAYFTEAGQLARIESMLDDRDGGRLLPWVLVEAGAGGAVVGAINLGSIELGPLCSGGVGYWVDTAWHRKGLASAALEEVLRVAREEVGLHRVAAGTLTDNVASQAVLRKAGFEQYGLAPRYLHINGAWRDHRLFQRLLHDDPPAG encoded by the coding sequence ATGATCATTGACGGGGTGGAGATGAGGGGCCTCGAGCTCGGCGACGCCGCCGCGCTGGCCGAGGCGTTCGCGCGCAACCGGGCGTACATGGCGGCCTACGAGCCGGTGCGACCGGAGGCCTACTTCACGGAGGCGGGGCAGCTGGCCCGCATCGAGAGCATGCTCGACGACCGGGACGGGGGGCGGCTGCTCCCGTGGGTGCTCGTCGAGGCGGGTGCCGGCGGTGCGGTGGTCGGGGCGATCAACCTGGGCTCCATCGAGCTCGGCCCGCTGTGCAGCGGTGGCGTGGGCTACTGGGTCGACACGGCCTGGCACCGGAAGGGGCTGGCCTCGGCCGCACTGGAGGAGGTCCTGCGGGTCGCCCGCGAGGAGGTGGGGCTGCACCGGGTGGCGGCCGGGACGCTGACCGACAACGTGGCCTCGCAGGCGGTCCTGCGGAAGGCGGGCTTCGAGCAGTACGGGCTCGCGCCGCGGTACCTGCACATCAACGGCGCCTGGCGCGACCACCGCCTCTTCCAGCGGCTGCTGCACGACGACCCCCCGGCCGGGTAG
- a CDS encoding SH3 domain-containing protein codes for MLSASRSVSSALIVAAVTATALVPAVPALADSSNIRFSQPYLPSIAPGKTGRVVIAALGGSQPTLSSTFRITAPERTTFPEARFYWDGKRAATPCTRSADARQLTCNAGTRAGFRFAAKTQTQLGVSVKVDANAPQGTTLIGGEWATGTEAPALFAVATPVTGPKGDKGDPGDDGHHGHDGKPGHHGKPGRPGKPGPKGDKGDQGPAGPQGPQGPGGPQGPQGNPGPAGPEGPQGDTGPRGDTGPLGGPPGPEGPQGPQGPQGNPGPAGPEGPQGDTGPRGDTGPLGGPPGPEGPKGDTGPAGPAGGPAGPQGPEGPQGPAGPKGDKGDQGDKGKKGRPGKPGPQGPKGDKGDQGDKGKKGRPGKPGPQGPQGPQGPKGPKGDTGKPGKPGHCKKCGGHHHDKPKPPKPTHKSKARIVKPGGSLGVRSGPGTQYGKVGKVGHGSVVQLQCKVNGQNVDGNAIWYKLADGRGWIAARYALNLNKVPYCA; via the coding sequence TTGCTGTCTGCTTCCCGCTCCGTGTCCTCGGCCCTGATCGTCGCGGCCGTCACCGCGACCGCTCTGGTGCCGGCCGTTCCGGCCCTGGCCGACTCGTCGAACATCCGGTTCTCGCAGCCGTACCTCCCCTCGATCGCCCCCGGCAAGACGGGCCGGGTCGTCATCGCGGCCCTCGGCGGATCGCAGCCGACCCTCAGCAGCACCTTCCGGATCACCGCTCCGGAACGGACGACCTTCCCCGAGGCCCGCTTCTACTGGGACGGCAAGCGCGCGGCCACGCCCTGCACGCGCTCGGCCGACGCCCGTCAGCTGACCTGCAACGCGGGTACCCGCGCCGGCTTCCGCTTCGCGGCGAAGACCCAGACCCAACTCGGCGTGTCCGTGAAGGTCGACGCGAACGCCCCGCAGGGCACCACCCTGATCGGCGGCGAGTGGGCGACCGGCACCGAGGCGCCCGCCCTGTTCGCCGTCGCCACCCCGGTGACCGGCCCGAAGGGCGACAAGGGAGACCCGGGCGACGACGGACACCACGGCCACGACGGAAAGCCCGGCCACCACGGCAAGCCCGGAAGGCCGGGCAAGCCGGGCCCCAAGGGCGACAAGGGCGACCAGGGCCCCGCCGGCCCGCAGGGACCCCAGGGCCCCGGTGGTCCTCAGGGCCCGCAGGGCAACCCGGGCCCGGCCGGACCCGAAGGACCCCAGGGCGACACCGGCCCGCGGGGCGACACCGGCCCGCTCGGAGGCCCCCCGGGACCCGAGGGCCCGCAAGGCCCCCAGGGCCCGCAGGGCAACCCGGGTCCCGCCGGACCCGAAGGACCCCAGGGCGACACCGGCCCGCGGGGCGACACCGGCCCCCTCGGAGGCCCCCCGGGACCCGAGGGCCCGAAGGGCGACACGGGCCCGGCCGGCCCGGCCGGAGGCCCCGCAGGACCCCAGGGCCCGGAGGGTCCCCAGGGACCTGCCGGCCCGAAGGGCGACAAGGGTGACCAGGGCGACAAGGGCAAGAAGGGCCGCCCCGGAAAGCCCGGGCCGCAGGGCCCGAAGGGTGACAAGGGCGACCAGGGCGACAAGGGCAAGAAGGGCCGCCCCGGAAAGCCCGGCCCGCAGGGCCCCCAGGGGCCACAGGGCCCCAAGGGCCCGAAGGGCGACACCGGTAAGCCCGGCAAGCCCGGCCACTGCAAGAAGTGCGGCGGCCACCACCACGACAAGCCCAAGCCCCCGAAGCCCACGCACAAGTCGAAGGCCCGCATCGTCAAGCCGGGCGGCAGCCTGGGCGTGCGTTCGGGCCCCGGCACCCAGTACGGGAAGGTCGGCAAGGTCGGCCACGGCTCGGTCGTCCAGCTGCAGTGCAAGGTCAACGGCCAGAACGTCGACGGCAATGCGATCTGGTACAAGCTCGCCGACGGCCGCGGCTGGATCGCCGCCCGCTACGCGCTGAACCTCAACAAGGTGCCGTACTGCGCCTGA
- a CDS encoding HelD family protein, with amino-acid sequence MAAQNAAVDSTADSVRDREIAVEQTHLDRVYRRLEEKIHEAEFLMNDAAKRGQVGTPGALAERDAQVFRAGIHLNRLNNEFEDFLFGRVDLVLGKDGEKGPDGAYTSVEPADDAIRADLTAEIAETLHIGRIGVLDSDYSPLVIDWRAPAAAPFYRSTPKDPGRVVRRRVIRSKGRKVLGVEDDLMRPEITASLDGRELPAIGDGALMAALGRARTHSMRDIVSSIQAEQDLVIRAPAASVAEVAGGPGTGKTAVALHRAAYLLYQDRRRYSGGILIVSPTPLLVAYTEGVLPSLGEEGQVAIRALGSLVDGAEATTYDDPSVARIKGSSRMLKVLRKAVRGALELGSAPDRLRVVAFGRRQELEADELNRIRHNVLGGTAPVNLLRPRARKLLLDALYAKSGGAGRHSDPELAAELRSAFDEDISTEDAFIEFLNAWWPELTPRGVLASMADERRLGRWSRRDLNNREARQLARSLRRVGPDGKGPLSVHDIALLDELQQLLGAPARPKRRREMNPLDQLSGLEELMPVREETQWERAERLAAERTEYAHVIVDEAQDLTPMQWRMVGRRGRMGTWTVVGDPAQSSWTDPEEAAAARDEALGSRPRRRFTLTVNYRNPAEVAEVASRVLRLAMPGMEPPTAVRSTGLEPRFTAAGGDLGAAVREETRRLLEQVDGTVGVVVAMDRRAEAAGWLADLGGRAVALGSLEAKGLEYDATVVVSPAEIAEESAAGLRVLYVALTRATQQLTVVSADRDKPDADGVPELLLP; translated from the coding sequence GTGGCCGCGCAGAATGCCGCTGTCGACAGCACGGCGGATTCCGTCCGCGATCGGGAGATCGCGGTCGAGCAGACGCATCTCGACCGGGTGTATCGACGCCTTGAGGAGAAGATCCACGAGGCCGAGTTCCTCATGAACGACGCCGCGAAGCGCGGCCAGGTGGGTACGCCCGGAGCCCTGGCCGAGCGCGACGCGCAGGTCTTCCGGGCCGGTATCCACCTGAACCGTCTGAACAACGAGTTCGAGGACTTCCTGTTCGGCCGCGTCGACCTCGTGCTCGGGAAGGACGGGGAGAAGGGCCCGGACGGCGCGTACACCTCCGTCGAGCCCGCGGACGACGCGATCCGCGCGGACCTGACCGCCGAGATCGCCGAAACCCTGCACATCGGCCGAATCGGAGTCCTGGACTCCGACTACTCGCCGCTCGTCATCGACTGGCGCGCGCCGGCCGCCGCGCCGTTCTACCGCTCCACCCCGAAGGATCCGGGGCGGGTCGTCCGGCGGCGCGTGATCCGCTCCAAGGGGCGCAAGGTGCTGGGTGTCGAGGACGACCTGATGCGCCCCGAGATCACCGCCTCCCTCGACGGCCGGGAGCTGCCCGCGATCGGCGACGGCGCGCTGATGGCCGCGCTCGGCCGGGCCCGTACGCACTCCATGCGGGACATCGTCTCCTCCATCCAGGCCGAGCAGGACCTGGTGATCCGCGCCCCCGCCGCCTCGGTCGCCGAGGTCGCGGGCGGGCCGGGCACGGGGAAGACCGCGGTCGCCCTGCACCGCGCCGCGTACCTGCTCTACCAGGACCGGCGGCGCTACTCCGGCGGCATCCTGATCGTCTCGCCGACCCCGCTGCTCGTCGCCTACACCGAGGGCGTCCTGCCCTCGCTCGGCGAGGAGGGCCAGGTCGCCATCCGGGCCCTCGGCTCGCTGGTCGACGGCGCCGAGGCGACCACGTACGACGATCCGTCCGTGGCCCGGATCAAGGGCTCCTCGCGGATGCTCAAGGTGCTCCGCAAGGCCGTACGCGGAGCACTGGAGCTCGGCAGCGCCCCCGACCGGCTGCGCGTGGTGGCCTTCGGGCGCCGCCAGGAGCTGGAGGCCGACGAGCTGAACCGGATCCGGCACAACGTGCTCGGCGGCACCGCGCCCGTGAACCTGCTGCGCCCGCGCGCCCGCAAGCTGCTCCTCGACGCCCTCTACGCGAAGTCCGGCGGCGCCGGCCGGCACAGCGACCCGGAGCTCGCGGCCGAGCTGCGGTCCGCCTTCGACGAGGACATCTCGACGGAGGACGCGTTCATCGAGTTCCTGAACGCCTGGTGGCCCGAGCTCACCCCGCGCGGGGTGCTCGCCTCGATGGCCGACGAGCGGCGGCTCGGCCGCTGGTCGCGCCGGGACCTGAACAACCGGGAGGCCCGCCAGCTGGCCCGCTCGCTGCGCCGGGTCGGCCCGGACGGCAAGGGCCCGCTGTCGGTGCACGACATCGCGCTGCTCGACGAGCTCCAGCAGCTGCTGGGCGCTCCGGCCCGCCCCAAGCGCAGGCGGGAGATGAACCCCCTCGACCAGCTCAGCGGGCTGGAGGAGCTGATGCCGGTCCGCGAGGAGACCCAGTGGGAGCGGGCCGAGCGGCTCGCGGCGGAGCGCACCGAGTACGCGCACGTCATCGTGGACGAGGCCCAGGACCTGACGCCGATGCAGTGGCGGATGGTGGGCCGGCGGGGCCGGATGGGTACCTGGACGGTGGTCGGCGACCCGGCGCAGTCCTCCTGGACCGACCCGGAGGAGGCCGCGGCGGCCCGCGACGAGGCCCTGGGCAGCCGGCCGCGCCGGCGGTTCACGCTGACGGTGAACTACCGCAACCCGGCGGAGGTCGCCGAGGTCGCCTCGCGCGTCCTGCGGCTGGCGATGCCCGGCATGGAGCCGCCGACCGCGGTGCGCTCCACGGGCCTGGAGCCCCGTTTCACGGCCGCCGGTGGAGATCTGGGCGCCGCGGTGCGGGAGGAGACCCGGCGGCTGCTGGAGCAGGTGGACGGCACGGTCGGCGTGGTCGTGGCCATGGACCGGCGCGCGGAGGCCGCGGGGTGGCTCGCGGACCTCGGCGGC
- a CDS encoding CGNR zinc finger domain-containing protein: protein MRFDSGRVCLDLVATERIRDGDELRTWLAGAGLVPGRTPLARVGPDWVAAFQDLRRDVEALVRAELHGTEPEEQALARVNALAAGPPPGLCAVRDQEGHLVRELCGGVECGALLAAVARDAVELLTDPGDLALLRACEGDGCARIYLDTSRGHRRRWCSSELCGNRERVARHRRRARTGVGT from the coding sequence ATGCGGTTCGACTCAGGGCGGGTCTGCCTGGACCTGGTGGCCACTGAGCGCATCCGGGACGGCGACGAGCTGCGGACGTGGCTCGCCGGCGCCGGGCTGGTCCCCGGCCGGACCCCGCTCGCGCGGGTCGGGCCCGACTGGGTGGCGGCCTTCCAGGACCTGCGCCGGGACGTGGAGGCCCTCGTACGGGCCGAGCTGCACGGAACCGAGCCCGAGGAACAGGCCCTGGCCCGGGTCAACGCACTGGCCGCCGGACCACCCCCGGGCCTGTGTGCCGTACGCGACCAAGAGGGACACCTCGTACGGGAGTTGTGCGGCGGCGTGGAATGCGGCGCGCTGCTCGCGGCGGTCGCCCGCGATGCCGTGGAGCTGCTGACCGACCCCGGGGACCTCGCCCTGCTGCGGGCCTGCGAGGGCGACGGCTGCGCCCGCATCTACCTGGACACCTCCCGCGGGCACCGCCGCCGCTGGTGCTCCAGCGAGCTGTGCGGGAACCGCGAGCGGGTGGCCCGGCACCGACGGCGGGCCCGCACGGGGGTGGGGACGTAG
- a CDS encoding MFS transporter — protein sequence MPATTTAATPATAPATARSPRMTVTGTTLVIATPPRPRPRTRPRGPYGRLFALPGTRAFTAGNLIARLPMGMFGISAVMMIAGQRGSYALAGAVTATGLAATALVAPWTARLVDRHGQARIALPATLIAVLGSLSLVVCVRTEAPAWTLFASYAATATTPNIGGLSRARWTHLLRGSPAAHHTAMSFEQAADELSFMFGPVLAALLCTAVFPEAGTLTGAALLLTGMLVFVSRRATEPPVTAAPRRGSPLRALAPLLLLFLALGAVFGSMEVASIAHLEQQGLGAASGLVLALQAAGSCAAGLLYGTLRPRSLRACVIVLALLMTLPWAAANTGSLAALCAALLLAGMATAPTMVTAMSLVHARTPEGRLNEGMTLAVTAILAGIAAGSACAGLTVDHAGPVAAYLLPAAAALPALVLVLVPAATGRIHPAAE from the coding sequence ATGCCCGCCACCACCACCGCTGCCACCCCTGCCACCGCCCCGGCCACCGCCCGCTCCCCCCGCATGACCGTCACCGGCACCACCCTCGTCATCGCCACCCCGCCGCGCCCCCGCCCCCGGACCCGGCCGCGCGGGCCGTACGGCCGCCTCTTCGCGCTCCCCGGCACCCGCGCCTTCACCGCCGGGAACCTGATCGCCCGGCTCCCCATGGGCATGTTCGGGATCAGCGCGGTCATGATGATCGCCGGCCAGCGCGGTTCGTACGCCCTCGCCGGCGCGGTCACCGCGACCGGTCTGGCCGCCACCGCGCTGGTCGCGCCCTGGACCGCCCGGCTCGTCGACCGGCACGGCCAGGCCCGGATCGCCCTCCCGGCAACGCTGATCGCGGTCCTCGGCTCGCTCTCCCTGGTCGTGTGCGTCCGTACCGAGGCCCCCGCGTGGACCCTCTTCGCCTCCTACGCCGCGACCGCCACCACCCCGAACATCGGCGGCCTGTCCCGCGCCCGCTGGACGCACCTGCTGCGCGGATCCCCGGCCGCCCACCACACGGCGATGTCCTTCGAACAGGCCGCCGACGAGCTCTCCTTCATGTTCGGCCCGGTCCTGGCGGCCCTGCTCTGCACCGCCGTCTTCCCCGAGGCGGGCACCCTCACCGGGGCGGCCCTGCTCCTCACCGGCATGCTGGTCTTCGTCAGTCGGCGCGCCACGGAGCCCCCGGTGACGGCGGCGCCCCGGCGCGGCTCCCCGTTGCGCGCCCTGGCCCCGCTGCTGCTCCTCTTCCTGGCCCTCGGCGCGGTCTTCGGCTCGATGGAGGTGGCCTCCATCGCCCACCTCGAACAGCAGGGTCTGGGCGCGGCCTCCGGCCTGGTGCTGGCCCTCCAGGCGGCGGGATCCTGCGCGGCCGGACTGCTCTACGGCACCCTGCGCCCCCGCTCGCTGCGGGCCTGCGTGATCGTCCTGGCCCTGCTGATGACCCTGCCGTGGGCGGCGGCGAACACGGGCTCCCTGGCCGCCCTTTGCGCCGCCCTGCTCCTCGCCGGGATGGCCACGGCCCCGACGATGGTCACCGCGATGTCCCTGGTCCACGCGCGCACCCCCGAGGGCCGGCTCAACGAGGGCATGACCCTCGCGGTCACCGCCATCCTCGCGGGCATCGCGGCGGGTTCGGCCTGCGCGGGCCTCACGGTCGACCACGCCGGCCCGGTGGCGGCGTACTTGCTGCCGGCGGCGGCCGCGCTGCCGGCCCTCGTACTCGTCCTCGTACCGGCCGCAACCGGGCGGATTCATCCGGCGGCCGAGTGA
- a CDS encoding nitrate/nitrite transporter, protein MTGTTAPRKGGRWIEQWDPEDETFWKEGGEKIARRNLVYSVLSEHIGFSIWSLWSVMVLFMSPAYGIDPAGKFFLIATATFVGAVVRVPYTFAVARFGGRNWTIVSALLLLAPTVAALVVMEPGTSYGTFLLVAALTGVGGGNFASSMTNINAFFPLRKKGWALGLNAGGGNIGVPVVQLAGLLVIATAGATEPRLLLAAYIPLIVIAAVLAAVRMDNLAPVRNDTGAVREAVKDAHTWIMSFLYIGTFGSFIGYSFAFGLVLQTQFGRTPLQAASLTFIGPLLGSLIRPVGGALADRFGGARITLGTFVAMAAATGVVVFASQRQSLPVFLVGFVALFVLSGLGNGSTYKMIPGIFQAKALARGMSGEAAAAYGRRLSGASMGLIGAVGALGGLGINLVFREAFLSSGSGTAAFVTFLGFYAVCCAVTWAVYLRRPAAAVLPTAGAEVKPQLTSV, encoded by the coding sequence ATGACCGGTACGACCGCACCGCGCAAGGGGGGCCGCTGGATCGAGCAGTGGGATCCCGAGGACGAGACCTTCTGGAAGGAGGGCGGCGAGAAGATCGCCCGCCGCAACCTGGTCTACTCCGTGCTCTCCGAGCACATCGGCTTCTCCATCTGGTCGCTCTGGTCCGTGATGGTCCTCTTCATGAGCCCCGCGTACGGGATCGACCCGGCCGGCAAGTTCTTCCTGATCGCCACCGCCACCTTCGTCGGGGCGGTCGTCCGGGTGCCGTACACCTTCGCCGTGGCCCGCTTCGGCGGCCGGAACTGGACCATCGTCAGCGCGCTGCTCCTGCTCGCGCCGACGGTTGCCGCGCTGGTCGTGATGGAGCCCGGGACCTCGTACGGGACCTTCCTGCTCGTCGCGGCCCTCACCGGGGTCGGCGGAGGCAACTTCGCCTCCTCCATGACGAACATCAACGCCTTCTTCCCGCTGCGCAAGAAGGGCTGGGCGCTCGGCCTGAACGCCGGCGGCGGCAACATCGGCGTACCCGTGGTGCAGCTGGCGGGACTGCTGGTCATCGCCACCGCCGGGGCCACCGAGCCGCGGCTCCTGCTCGCCGCCTACATCCCGCTGATCGTGATCGCGGCCGTGCTGGCGGCCGTACGGATGGACAACCTGGCGCCCGTGCGCAACGACACGGGCGCGGTCCGCGAGGCCGTCAAGGACGCGCACACCTGGATCATGTCCTTCCTCTACATCGGCACCTTCGGGTCCTTCATCGGATACAGCTTCGCCTTCGGGCTGGTGCTCCAGACCCAGTTCGGCCGCACCCCCCTCCAGGCCGCCTCGCTGACCTTCATCGGGCCGCTGCTCGGCTCGCTGATCCGGCCGGTGGGCGGGGCGCTCGCGGACCGGTTCGGCGGGGCGCGGATCACGCTGGGGACCTTCGTGGCCATGGCCGCCGCGACCGGCGTGGTGGTGTTCGCCTCGCAGCGGCAGTCGCTGCCGGTGTTCCTCGTCGGCTTCGTGGCGCTCTTCGTCCTCAGCGGGCTCGGCAACGGATCGACGTACAAGATGATCCCCGGCATCTTCCAGGCCAAGGCGCTCGCCCGCGGCATGAGCGGCGAGGCCGCGGCCGCCTACGGGCGACGGCTCTCCGGGGCCTCCATGGGGCTGATCGGGGCCGTCGGCGCGCTGGGCGGGCTCGGCATCAACCTGGTCTTCCGGGAGGCGTTCCTGAGCTCCGGGTCGGGCACGGCGGCCTTCGTCACCTTCCTCGGCTTCTACGCCGTGTGCTGCGCGGTGACCTGGGCGGTATACCTTCGCCGGCCGGCGGCCGCGGTGCTGCCGACGGCCGGGGCCGAGGTGAAACCGCAGCTCACGTCGGTGTAA
- a CDS encoding uroporphyrinogen-III synthase codes for MYETKTGPLAGFTVGVTAARRADELIALLRRRGAAVVHAPALRIVPLADDSELLAATKELIGCAPDVVVATTAIGFRGWIEAADGWGIGEELLARLRATELLARGPKVKGAIRAAGLVETWSPDSESLAEVLERLLAGGVAGRRIALQLHGEPLPGFVEALRAGGAEVVVVPVYRWMAPEDLAPLDRLLDAVIGGGVDAVSFTSAPAAASLLSRAEERGVREPLLEALRGVGGGPSVPVLSACVGPVTALPLQAHGVDTVQPERFRLGPLVQLLCQELPGRARVLPVAGHRVELRGHAVLLDAELRPVPPAGMALLRTLARRPGWVVSRADLLRALPGAGRDEHAVETAMARLRVALGAPKLIQTVVKRGYRLSLDAGGEVKYGETPAG; via the coding sequence ATGTACGAGACCAAGACCGGCCCGCTCGCGGGCTTCACCGTCGGCGTCACCGCGGCCCGGCGGGCGGACGAACTCATCGCCCTGCTCCGGCGGCGCGGCGCCGCCGTCGTGCACGCGCCGGCGCTGCGGATCGTGCCGCTCGCCGACGACAGCGAACTGCTGGCCGCGACCAAGGAACTGATCGGCTGCGCCCCGGACGTGGTCGTGGCCACCACCGCCATCGGCTTCCGGGGCTGGATCGAGGCCGCCGACGGGTGGGGGATCGGCGAGGAGCTGCTGGCGCGGCTGCGGGCCACCGAACTGCTGGCGCGCGGACCGAAGGTCAAGGGCGCCATCCGGGCCGCCGGGCTCGTGGAGACCTGGTCCCCGGACTCGGAATCCCTCGCGGAGGTACTGGAACGGCTGCTGGCCGGCGGGGTCGCCGGGCGGCGGATCGCGCTCCAGCTGCACGGGGAGCCGCTGCCCGGCTTCGTCGAGGCGCTGCGGGCCGGCGGGGCCGAGGTGGTGGTCGTCCCGGTGTACCGGTGGATGGCCCCGGAGGACCTGGCCCCGCTGGACCGGCTCCTCGACGCGGTGATCGGCGGCGGGGTCGACGCGGTCAGCTTCACCTCGGCACCGGCAGCGGCCTCGCTGCTGTCCCGGGCGGAGGAGCGGGGCGTTCGGGAACCCCTGCTGGAGGCACTGCGGGGCGTGGGCGGGGGGCCGTCCGTGCCCGTGCTGTCCGCGTGCGTGGGGCCCGTGACCGCGCTGCCGCTCCAGGCGCACGGGGTGGACACCGTGCAGCCGGAGCGGTTCCGGCTCGGCCCGCTGGTGCAGCTGCTCTGCCAGGAACTCCCGGGCCGGGCGCGGGTCCTGCCGGTGGCCGGGCACCGGGTGGAACTCCGCGGGCACGCGGTCCTGCTCGATGCGGAACTGCGGCCCGTACCGCCCGCCGGGATGGCCCTGCTGCGGACGCTGGCGCGGCGCCCCGGATGGGTGGTGTCGCGGGCTGACCTGCTGCGGGCCCTGCCGGGGGCGGGCCGCGACGAGCACGCCGTGGAAACGGCGATGGCCCGGCTGAGGGTGGCGCTGGGGGCGCCGAAGCTGATCCAGACGGTGGTCAAGCGGGGGTACCGGCTGTCGCTGGACGCGGGCGGAGAGGTCAAGTACGGGGAGACTCCCGCCGGTTAG
- the smpB gene encoding SsrA-binding protein SmpB, whose product MAKEKGRKLIAQNKKARHDYTIIDTYECGLVLTGTEVKSLRQGRASLVDGFVSVESGEAWLYNVHVPEYSQGTWTNHSARRKRKLLLHREEIDKLDSKTGETGNTIVPLSLYFKDGRAKVEIALAKGKKEYDKRQSLREKQDTRETNRVISAVKRKERGQL is encoded by the coding sequence ATGGCTAAGGAAAAAGGGCGCAAGCTGATCGCCCAGAACAAGAAGGCGCGGCACGACTACACGATCATCGACACCTACGAGTGCGGTCTCGTGCTCACGGGTACCGAGGTCAAGTCCCTGCGCCAGGGCCGGGCCTCGCTGGTGGACGGCTTCGTGTCGGTGGAGAGCGGCGAGGCCTGGCTCTACAACGTGCACGTGCCGGAGTACAGCCAGGGCACCTGGACCAACCACAGCGCCCGCCGCAAGCGCAAGCTCCTCCTGCACCGCGAGGAGATCGACAAGCTGGACTCGAAGACCGGCGAGACGGGCAACACGATCGTGCCGCTCTCGCTGTACTTCAAGGACGGCCGGGCGAAGGTCGAGATCGCGCTGGCGAAGGGCAAGAAGGAGTACGACAAGCGCCAGTCCCTGCGTGAGAAGCAGGACACGCGCGAGACGAACCGGGTGATCTCGGCCGTGAAGCGCAAGGAGCGCGGTCAGCTGTAA
- a CDS encoding LysR family transcriptional regulator has protein sequence MPRDVEPRLLRGFVAVAEELHFTRAAARLYVAQQALSRDVRRLERTLGTTLLVRTTRAVELTPDGERLLPPARRVLAAHEALAAAFTAPRALLVDLNTDGPCTPRTVLERARELAPDSELMARFESGLTHAAAEIAAGRLDVSFGYADGLDPALRAGLAVMPVRYEPLAVLLPEGHALAPLESVPLDALAGETVYAGDGNPRTAEWTGLARELFAGRGIEVAPPAPVAIGKEEFRRVMTKTRNPVLVTVDFLDMPASVKRPLTDPVPLSPLSMVWRKGFSHPGLDALRTAAADLAAERGWLDQPPGSRLPKGLTPRRGGG, from the coding sequence ATGCCCCGTGATGTGGAACCCCGCCTGCTGCGCGGCTTCGTCGCCGTCGCCGAGGAACTGCACTTCACCCGCGCCGCCGCCCGCCTCTACGTCGCCCAGCAGGCGCTCAGCCGGGACGTCCGCCGGCTGGAACGGACCCTGGGCACGACCCTGCTCGTCCGCACCACCCGCGCCGTCGAGCTGACCCCCGACGGGGAGCGGCTGCTCCCGCCGGCCCGGCGCGTGCTGGCCGCGCACGAGGCGCTCGCCGCCGCCTTCACCGCCCCCCGCGCCCTCCTCGTCGACCTCAACACCGACGGGCCCTGCACCCCCAGGACCGTGCTGGAACGGGCCCGCGAACTCGCCCCCGACAGCGAGCTGATGGCCCGCTTCGAGAGCGGCCTCACGCACGCCGCCGCCGAGATCGCCGCCGGGCGCCTCGACGTCTCCTTCGGGTACGCCGACGGGCTGGACCCGGCGCTGCGGGCGGGGCTCGCCGTGATGCCCGTGCGGTACGAGCCGCTCGCCGTGCTGCTGCCCGAGGGGCACGCGCTGGCCCCGCTGGAATCCGTACCGCTCGACGCACTGGCCGGGGAGACCGTGTACGCGGGCGACGGGAACCCGCGCACCGCCGAGTGGACGGGGCTGGCGCGCGAGCTGTTCGCCGGGCGGGGCATCGAGGTGGCGCCGCCCGCGCCGGTGGCCATCGGCAAGGAGGAGTTCCGCCGGGTCATGACCAAGACCCGCAACCCGGTGCTGGTGACCGTGGACTTCCTCGACATGCCGGCCTCCGTGAAGCGGCCGCTGACCGACCCGGTGCCGCTGTCGCCGCTGTCCATGGTGTGGCGCAAGGGCTTCTCCCACCCCGGCCTGGACGCCCTGCGCACCGCGGCCGCCGACCTGGCGGCCGAGCGGGGGTGGCTGGATCAGCCTCCCGGCAGCAGGCTGCCGAAGGGGCTCACACCCCGCCGCGGCGGCGGGTGA
- a CDS encoding type II toxin-antitoxin system Phd/YefM family antitoxin: MSMSADEARAALLPPIERVNADHTPVRITSKNGDAVLMSADDYDSGQETVYLLRSPANAQRLMAAVARDREGAATAAPKILKARYRQ; this comes from the coding sequence ATGTCCATGAGCGCCGACGAAGCCAGGGCAGCCCTGCTCCCGCCGATCGAGCGGGTCAACGCCGACCACACCCCGGTGCGCATCACGTCCAAGAACGGCGACGCCGTCCTCATGTCCGCCGACGACTACGACTCCGGGCAGGAGACCGTCTACCTGCTGCGCTCCCCGGCCAACGCCCAGCGCCTGATGGCGGCCGTCGCACGCGACCGCGAGGGCGCGGCCACGGCCGCCCCGAAGATCCTCAAGGCCCGCTACCGCCAGTGA